The Deltaproteobacteria bacterium genome segment CCGCAGCACGAGGTTCTTCACGAACCCCGGCGAGCGGTCGATCAGGTGCGCGCGCTTCTTGAAGCGCTCCTCGAACTCGGCTTCGAAGGCCTTGGTGACGGGGATGCGGTTGGTGACGACGAACACGGGAGCCTCCTTGGCTGGTCTAGCCCGATCTAGTCCGCGAGCAACGCGCGCAGCCGATCCATCGCGGGCCGATGATCCTCCTCGACGAGGATGCCTCGCATGCCGAGGCGCTCGGCCGCGGCGACGTTGCCGTGGAAATCGTCGAGGAAGACCGCGTGCTCGGGCGCGGCGACGCCGAGGCGATCGAGGGCCAGTCGGAAGATGCGCGGATCGGGCTTCCGGACGCCGGCGTGCGCCGAGTCCACCACCACGTCGAAGAGCTCGTCCACCGGCAGCATGGCGCGCCAGCCCTCGCCGAACTCCCGCACGTTGTTGGTGACGATCGCCGTCTTGACGCCGACCGCGCGGGCGTGGCGCGCGAGCGCGACCACGTCCTCGCGTATGCTCGTGTTGCGGAGCGAGCCGAGCGCCTCGAAGAGATCGATGCGGTGCTCGGGAGCCCCCAGGTCGAAGATCGCCTGCCGCGCGTCGACGAGCGAGACCTCGCCGCGCTCGAGACGGTGCCAGGGGTGGTCGGTGTCGCTGTCGTACGGCCCGAAGACGATCTCGATGACGCGCTCGGGCGCGAGTCCGAGCCCGGCGCCGAACGCGCGCACCGCGGCGAAGGGCGACTCCATGAAGACGCCGCCGAAGTCGAAGAGGACCGCTCGAACGGATGGCATCGGCCCATCCTCGCGGTTTCCCCGCGTCCCCTCAAGCGCCCGGCGCGCGCTTGCGGCGCGCAGCCCGTCCGGGGCAAGCTCGCCGTCCCCATGCGTCCGCGCTGGATCCGCGCCCTCGCCGCCGTCGCCTCGATGGCGGCCGCACCGGCACCGGCCGCGTTCGGCCACGCGCCGCCGGAAGCGATCGAAGCGGCGGCGCGCGCCGAGGTCGCGCGCCGCCCGGCCGACGCCGACGCGCACCTCGCCGCCGGCCGCATGCATCGCGCCGCGCGGGCCTGGGACGCGGCGCTCGCCGCCTGCGAGCGCGCCGCGGCGCTCGGCGCCGACCCGACCGTCGTCGCCGTGGCCAAGGGCGAGGTGTACCTCGACGCGGGATGGCCGGGCCTGGCCGAACGCGAGCTCACGCGGGCGCTCGAGCGAACGCCCGAGGACGTCGGGGCGCGCTACGACCGCGGCCGCGCCCGCATGGCGCTCGGCGATCCCGCCGGCGCGGCGCAGGATTTCGAACGCGCGATCGCCGGTATGCGTGAGCCGCGTCCCGAGCACGTGTTCGCGTGGCGCGACGCGCGCATCGCGCTCGGCGACCCCGCCGGGGCGATCCGCGTCCTCGACGCCGGCGTCGCGTACCTCGGCGCGGTACCGTCGCTGCACCTCGCCGCGCTCGACCTCGAGCTCGCCCTCGGGCGCTACCCCGACGCGCTCCGCCGCCTCGATGCGCTCCTCGCGATCGGCGCGCAGAGCCCCGCCTGGATCGCGCGGCGGGCCGAGGTGCTCGATCGGCTCGGGCGCCACGCCGAAGCGCGGCGCGACCGCGCCCGCGCCCTCGCCGTGATCGAGCACCGTCGTCCGGGACGGCGCGGCAGCACGCTCACGACCCTCGCCGCCGAGCTCCGCCGCGATCTCGCCACCACCGCAGAGCCCCGGGAGGACCACCCATGACGCCGCCGGCCTTGCGCCTCGCCGCCCTCGCCACGAGCCTGCTCGCCGCGACCGTCGCGGACGCCG includes the following:
- a CDS encoding tetratricopeptide repeat protein: MRPRWIRALAAVASMAAAPAPAAFGHAPPEAIEAAARAEVARRPADADAHLAAGRMHRAARAWDAALAACERAAALGADPTVVAVAKGEVYLDAGWPGLAERELTRALERTPEDVGARYDRGRARMALGDPAGAAQDFERAIAGMREPRPEHVFAWRDARIALGDPAGAIRVLDAGVAYLGAVPSLHLAALDLELALGRYPDALRRLDALLAIGAQSPAWIARRAEVLDRLGRHAEARRDRARALAVIEHRRPGRRGSTLTTLAAELRRDLATTAEPREDHP
- a CDS encoding HAD family phosphatase — encoded protein: MPSVRAVLFDFGGVFMESPFAAVRAFGAGLGLAPERVIEIVFGPYDSDTDHPWHRLERGEVSLVDARQAIFDLGAPEHRIDLFEALGSLRNTSIREDVVALARHARAVGVKTAIVTNNVREFGEGWRAMLPVDELFDVVVDSAHAGVRKPDPRIFRLALDRLGVAAPEHAVFLDDFHGNVAAAERLGMRGILVEEDHRPAMDRLRALLAD